The DNA window CATGTATTTGATAACAAAAGTACAATGAGGGGCTTCTGCCATCAACCCGTTTCTTGCTACATTTCAGCCGTGTTATAGTGGTTATAACTTCTGGTTATCGCTCATAATTATTGGTGATTATAATACCAGTAAGGCTGATATTATCTTTGACCCATCGAATACGGAAACAACGATAGTTATGAAAACAGACTGGATTCCCGTTTTATTATTCGCCACCACGGGGCTTGTGGTGGCAAAGGAAAGTATCAGTGCCTACCGGCAGAAGAAAAAAGAGGATGCGGCTTTTTCTGTCTGGCTTGGTAACCACCGGCAGGAAGACGTGTGGAGAGGCTGGAGCAGCCTGCAGATACCCACCTCTACTGATAGTGGCCGCCTTATACAATATGGCCACGACCTCATCGCCAACACTGCCCAATATCTGGGGCCACAAGGTTCCGTCGCTCAAATCAGTAATGGCATGAACTGCCAGAACTGCCATCTGCAGGCAGGGACAGTACCTTATGGCAATAATTTCGGCAAGGTATATGCCACGTATCCATTGTTCCGCGCCCGCAACAATGGTATACAATCCATCTACGACCGCGTAACGGATTGTTTTGAAAGAAGTCTTAACGGACATGCGCCGGATACCAGTAGTCGCGAGATGCAGGCGATCTATGCTTATATTAAATGGCTCGGCGAGGATGTACCTAAAGGCTCTAAACCCAACGGTACCAGCATCATGAAAATAAAATATCTCGAAAGAAGTGCCGATCCCGGCGAAGGCATGCTGGTGTACAACAGTAAATGCAGCAGCTGCCACGGAAAAAATGGTGAAGGGCAGCCCAGTCCGGTAGGAGCGGGCTACAGCTACCCACCTTTATGGGGGCCGCATAGTTATAATGACGGCGCCGGCCTTTACCGCTTAAGTAATTTCGCCGGCTTCGTATATAACAACATGCCTTTTGGGGCAGACTATCACCAGCCACAGCTCACGGAAGAAGAAGCATGGGACGTAGCGGCCTTTGTCAACAGCCGGCCACGCCCACATCTGAATCAGGACAGGGACTGGCAGCTGATCGCTCAAAAGCCGGTCGATTTTCCTTTCAAACCATATGCAGATACTTTTTCAGAAGCACAACATAAATTTGGTCCTTTTCAACCAATAAAAGATGAACAACGAAGTCTACAAAATGTCACAAAATAAAAACCCATATATGAAGAAGCTCCTGGCAATTCCACTGATGATGTTTATGATGCAGGCAGGCTATGCACAAACCACCGATGCCCAGCTGCAGAAAAACCGCGCATTCACCGGCGCCGTAGCCAAACAACGGCAATACAACGCTATCTATCAACTGGACAAAAACGATCCTAAG is part of the Chitinophaga flava genome and encodes:
- a CDS encoding c-type cytochrome, translated to MKTDWIPVLLFATTGLVVAKESISAYRQKKKEDAAFSVWLGNHRQEDVWRGWSSLQIPTSTDSGRLIQYGHDLIANTAQYLGPQGSVAQISNGMNCQNCHLQAGTVPYGNNFGKVYATYPLFRARNNGIQSIYDRVTDCFERSLNGHAPDTSSREMQAIYAYIKWLGEDVPKGSKPNGTSIMKIKYLERSADPGEGMLVYNSKCSSCHGKNGEGQPSPVGAGYSYPPLWGPHSYNDGAGLYRLSNFAGFVYNNMPFGADYHQPQLTEEEAWDVAAFVNSRPRPHLNQDRDWQLIAQKPVDFPFKPYADTFSEAQHKFGPFQPIKDEQRSLQNVTK